One Salvelinus namaycush isolate Seneca chromosome 29, SaNama_1.0, whole genome shotgun sequence genomic region harbors:
- the LOC120024401 gene encoding tripartite motif-containing protein 16-like — translation MAEAMDSISCSICLDTQKDPVTIPCGHSYCMGCMKGYWDQDNQKGVYSCPLCKESFIPRPVLKKNTLLAELMEKLKEGLVVSSPAHYYAGSGDVECDFCTGRKLKAVMSCLGCLASYCETHLQPHHESPAFKKHKLIKASTQLQEKICSRHDKLLEVYCRTDQQLICYQCLLDEHKGHDTVSVAAERTEKQRQLENKRQKSQQRIQKREKEMQEVRQSMKSLKLSVQAAMEDTERIFTELMRSIEQSCSEVKELIRAQEKIEVILAEELMEQLKQEVAELRRRDAEFEQLSNTEDHIHFLQCFQSLSVPPRSETVITVNQCISFEGVKKLLSGLKKQLEDLFKKEMTKVPGLDQLTLDPNTVHNRLCLSEGNRKVTWSSRFQSYPDHPDRFTSHPQVLCSKGLSGACYWEVEWRGFGVYIAVSYKGISRKCREECLFGQNDQSWCLICSHSGCSFYHNDKKTAIRVPYSSRVGVYLDHKAGTLSFYNVSDTMILLHRVQTKFTQPLYPGLGFQHGINFGFGPSVKILSLTQKGTLI, via the coding sequence ATGGCAGAAGCTATGGACTCGATCAGTTGTTCGATTTGTCTGGATACACAGAAGGATCCAGTGACTATTCCCTGTGGGCACAGCTACTGTATGGGCTGTATGAAGGGTTACTGGGATCAGGATAATCAGAAGGGTGTCTACAGCTGCCCACTGTGCAAGGAAAGCTTTATTCCTCGGCCAGTTCTGAAGAAAAACACTCTGCTGGCTGAATTAATGGAAAAACTTAAGGAAGGACTTGTAGTTTCTTCTCCAGCTCACTATTATGCTGGATCTGGAGATGTGGAGTGTGACTTCTGCACTGGGAGAAAACTCAAAGCCGTCATGTCCTGTCTGGGTTGTCTggcctcttactgtgagactcacctccaGCCTCACCATGAATCTCCTGCTTTCAAGAAGCACAAGCTGATCAAAGCCTCCACACAACTACAAGAGAAGATCTGCTCTCGTCATGACAAACTGTTAGAGGTTTACTGCCGCACCGATCAGCAGTTGATCTGTTATCAGTGTTTATTAgatgaacataaaggccatgatacAGTCTCAGTTGCAGCAGAAAGGACTGAGAAACAAAGGCAGTTGGAGAACAAAAGGCAGAAATCTCAGCAGAGAAtccagaagagagagaaggagatgcaGGAGGTAAGACAGTCTATGAAGTCACTCAAGCTCTCTGTTCAGGCAGCGATGGAGGACACTGAGAGGATCTTTACTGAGCTGATGCGCTCCATTGAACAAAGTTGCTCTGAGGTGAAGGAGCTGATCAGAGCCCAGGAGAAGATTGAAGTGATTCTGGCTGAAGAACTCATGGAGCAATTGAAGCAGGAGGTCGCTGAGTTGAGGAGGAGAGACGCTGAATTTGAGCAGCTCTCAAACACAGAGGATCATATCCATTTCCTCCAGTGTttccagtctctctctgtccctcctcgaTCTGAGACCGTCATCACCGTCAACCAATGCATCTCCTTTGAGGGTGTAAAGAAATTACTCTCTGGGCTGAAAAAGCAACTAGAAGATCTATTTAAGAAGGAAATGACCAAGGTACCTGGACTGGATCAGCTTACATTGGATCCCAACACAGTACATAACCGTCTGTGTCTATCTGAGGGGAATAGAAAGGTGACATGGAGCTCTAGGTTCCAGTCCTATCCTGACCATCCAGACAGGTTTACCTCACACCCACAGGTGCTATGTAGCAAGGGTCTGTCTGGAGCCTGCTACTGGGAGGTTGAGTGGAGAGGGTTTGGGGTTTATATAGCTGTCTCATATAAAGGCATCAGCAGGAAATGCAGAGAGGAGTGTTTGTTTGGACAGAATGATCAATCCTGGTGTTTAATCTGCTCTCACTCGGGCTGTTCTTTCTACCACAATGATAAAAAGACTGCCATACGTGTCCCCTACTcctccagagtaggagtgtacctAGACCACAAGGCAGGGACTCTGTCCTTTTACAACGTCTCTGATACAATGATCCTCCTCCACAGAGTCCAGACCAAATTCACTCAGCCCCTCTATCCTGGGCTTGGATTTCAGCATGGGATCAATTTTGGTTTTGGACCATCTGTTAAGATACTTTCATTGACACAGAAAGGAACTTTGATATGA
- the LOC120024549 gene encoding eukaryotic translation initiation factor 5-like has product MSVNVNRSVLDQFYRYKMPRIIAKVEGKGNGIKTVIVNMTDVAKSLNRPPTYPTKFFGCELGAQTQFDAKNDRFIVNGSHEANKLQDMLDGFIRKFVLCPECDNPETDLHINAKKQTIGNSCKACGYRGMLDTRHKLCTFILRNPPEDTGSVKKKEKKSKKKDKENGSSDGEASNHNDIDAPDAVDGDDDDQDWGEETTEEAQQRRMEEISAHAKNLTLSEDLEKPLEERVNLFYNFVKQKKEDGAVDSSDKEILAEAERLDVKDTAPLILTELLMDENIRDQIKKYKRHFLRFTHNNKKAQKYLLGGFECLVKLHQAQLLPRVPLVLKDLYDADLLEEDVILAWAEKVSKKYVSKELAKEIHAKAAPFVKWLKEAEEESEGSGADEEENDNVEVVYSPSARELKVETVTPEKPAEEEDDLDIDAI; this is encoded by the exons ATGTCCGTCAACGTCAACCGCAGCGTGTTGGATCAGTTCTACCGATACAAGATGCCCCGTATAATCGCCAAG GTGGAAGGCAAGGGGAATGGTATAAAGACTGTTATAGTCAACATGACTGACGTTGCCAAGTCTCTGAATAGGCCTCCCACCT ATCCCACCAAGTTCTTTGGTTGTGAGTTGGGTGCCCAGACCCAGTTTGACGCCAAGAATGACCGCTTCATCGTTAACGGGTCGCACGAAGCGAACAAGCTGCAGGACATGCTGGACGGATTCATCCGCAAGTTTGTGCTGTGTCCCGAATGTGACAATCCTGAAACCGACCTG cACATCAATGCCAAGAAACAAACCATCGGGAACTCCTGCAAGGCCTGCGGCTACAGGGGTATGCTGGACACGCGACACAAGCTCTGCACGTTCATCCTCAGGAACCCACCAG AGGACACTGGGTCTGtcaagaagaaggagaagaaaagCAAGAAGAAGGACAAGGAGAACGGCTCCAGTGATGGAGAAGCCTCCAACCACAACGACATAGACGCCCCCGATGCTGTG GACGGTGACGATGATGACCAGGACTGGGGGGAGGAGACGACAGAGGAGGCCCAGCAGCGTCGGATGGAGGAGATCAGTGCGCATGCTAAGAACCTCACCCTCAGCGAGGACCTGGAGAAACCCCTGGAGGAGAGGGTCAACCTCTTCTACAACTTTGTCAAG CAAAAGAAGGAGGACGGTGCCGTCGACTCCTCGGATAAAGAGATCCTTGCGGAGGCTGAGCGTCTGGATGTGAAGGACACGGCCCCGCTgatcctgacagagctgctgaTGGACGAGAACATCCGTGACCAGATCAAGAAGTACAAACGCCACTTCCTCAGA TTTACCCACAACAACAAGAAGGCCCAGAAGTACCTCCTGGGGGGCTTTGAGTGTCTGGTGAAACTGCACCAGGCCCAGCTTCTGCCCCGCGTGCCCCTTGTCCTCAAAGACCTGTACGACGCCGACCTGCTGGAGGAGGACGTCATCCTGGCCTGGGCTGAGAAG GTGTCCAAGAAGTACGTGTCCAAAGAGCTGGCCAAAGAGATCCACGCCAAGGCTGCGCCCTTCGTCAAGTGGCTTAAGGAGGCGGAAGAGGAGAGCGAGGGCAGCGGCGCAGATGAGGAGGAAAATGATAACGTGGAG GTGGTCTACTCGCCCTCAGCCCGCGAGCTGAAAGTGGAGACTGTGACACCAGAGAAGCCCGCTGAGGAAGAGGACGACCTTGACATCGACGCCATCTAG